In Rhodothermales bacterium, the genomic window TCGTGCTCGTCGAAGACGGCCGGTGCTACGTCCGCTCGACGGCGGCGCTGCGCATCGCCCGGCGGCTCGACGGGGCGTGGCCGCTCCTCGCGGCCCTGCTCGCCATGCCGAGGCCGCTGCGGGACGCGGCGTACCGATTCATCGCGCGCCACCGCTACCGCTGGTTCGGCACCCACGACGCCTGTCGCGTCCCGACCCCCGCATTGCGCTCCCGATTCCTCGAGTACGATCTACCATGACGCACCGCTCGGACCGTGTTGTTCTGCTGCGCGACGCGCCGAAGGAAGGCGTGTGGGAGGGAGACGTCGGAACCGTCGTCCGGCGCACCGACGAGCGTATCGACGTCGAGTTCATCGACCGGGAGGGCGAAGCTGTGATCCTGTCTCTCGGACTGGAGGACGTGCAAACCGTCGCCGGCGCCCGGCTCAGTAAAATGATAGGGATAGGGATCGC contains:
- a CDS encoding thiol-disulfide oxidoreductase DCC family protein, whose product is MSTPESDPAGPIVLFDGVCNLCDAAVTFIIDRDADAVFRFASLQSEVGQRLTQRFGIENEDTVVLVEDGRCYVRSTAALRIARRLDGAWPLLAALLAMPRPLRDAAYRFIARHRYRWFGTHDACRVPTPALRSRFLEYDLP